In one Brienomyrus brachyistius isolate T26 chromosome 5, BBRACH_0.4, whole genome shotgun sequence genomic region, the following are encoded:
- the LOC125742078 gene encoding G1/S-specific cyclin-D2-like isoform X1 → MSASRSGEGACMRLPEPCRRGSWDLTVIEGLLMSENKYMPSPLYVSLIEEDSHTREALTNWTLQVCGEHGSADSVFPLAISLLDRYLSQSFSLPISPLCLTAACVLLASKLADEEAVSAEALCMAARFAFLPQHLRDMEIIVLASLHWDITAVTPQDFLPHFLSALRDRTGTLGRDTARLRSVLRARCSTLAALCICDSQFLGTRPSVIAAAALNCALRELGVQRVQLDRMTSTLAGLCKTDATAVRHFSEIIENMLRRSQRMGLKERDLNADVSNEETEECRASTPTDLRDVDF, encoded by the exons ATGTCTGCGTCACGGTCGGGTGAGGGTGCCTGTATGAGACTCCCTGAGCCTTGCCGCAGAGGCTCATGGGACCTCACTGTCATCGAAGGGCTGCTAATGTCCGAGAACAAGTATATGCCCTCGCCACTTTACGTGTCTCTCATTGAAGAAGATTCGCACACCAGGGAGGCCCTGACCAACTGGACACTGCAG GTGTGCGGCGAGCACGGCTCTGCGGATTCGGTGTTTCCCCTGGCCATCTCACTGTTAGACCGCTATTTGTCCCAGTCCTTCTCCCTGCCCATCTCGCCGCTCTGCCTGACTGCAGCCTGCGTTCTGCTCGCTTCCAAACTCGCGGATGAAGAGGCTGTCAGCGCAGAGGCCCTGTGCATGGCTGCTCGCTTCGCTTTTCTCCCACAGCACCTGCGG GACATGGAGATTATCGTCCTAGCATCTCTCCATTGGGACATTACTGCCGTGACCCCCCAAGACTTCCTTCCACACTTCTTGTCTGCATTGAGGGACAGGACTGGGACCCTCGGCAGAGACACCGCAAGGTTGCGCTCAGTTCTCCGCGCTCGGTGCAGCACCCTGGCCGCCTTGTGCATATGCGACTCCCAGTTTTTGGGAACACGCCCCTCCGTGATTGCAGCCGCGGCTTTGAATTGTGCCCttagggagctgggggtccaGCGAGTTCAGCTTGACAGGATGACCAGCACACTGGCAGGACTTTGTAAAACAGATGCG ACAGCGGTGCGGCACTTTTCTGAGATAATAGAAAACATGCTCAGGAGGAGTCAGAGGATGGGACTGAAGGAGAGGGATCTGAATGCTGATGTCAGTAATGAAGAAACGGAGGAGTGCAGAGCCAGCACACCAACGGACTTAAGGGACGTTGATTTTTAG
- the LOC125742078 gene encoding G1/S-specific cyclin-D2-like isoform X2 → MSASRSGEGACMRLPEPCRRGSWDLTVIEGLLMSENKYMPSPLYVSLIEEDSHTREALTNWTLQVCGEHGSADSVFPLAISLLDRYLSQSFSLPISPLCLTAACVLLASKLADEEAVSAEALCMAARFAFLPQHLRDMEIIVLASLHWDITAVTPQDFLPHFLSALRDRTGTLGRDTARELGVQRVQLDRMTSTLAGLCKTDATAVRHFSEIIENMLRRSQRMGLKERDLNADVSNEETEECRASTPTDLRDVDF, encoded by the exons ATGTCTGCGTCACGGTCGGGTGAGGGTGCCTGTATGAGACTCCCTGAGCCTTGCCGCAGAGGCTCATGGGACCTCACTGTCATCGAAGGGCTGCTAATGTCCGAGAACAAGTATATGCCCTCGCCACTTTACGTGTCTCTCATTGAAGAAGATTCGCACACCAGGGAGGCCCTGACCAACTGGACACTGCAG GTGTGCGGCGAGCACGGCTCTGCGGATTCGGTGTTTCCCCTGGCCATCTCACTGTTAGACCGCTATTTGTCCCAGTCCTTCTCCCTGCCCATCTCGCCGCTCTGCCTGACTGCAGCCTGCGTTCTGCTCGCTTCCAAACTCGCGGATGAAGAGGCTGTCAGCGCAGAGGCCCTGTGCATGGCTGCTCGCTTCGCTTTTCTCCCACAGCACCTGCGG GACATGGAGATTATCGTCCTAGCATCTCTCCATTGGGACATTACTGCCGTGACCCCCCAAGACTTCCTTCCACACTTCTTGTCTGCATTGAGGGACAGGACTGGGACCCTCGGCAGAGACACCGCAAG ggagctgggggtccaGCGAGTTCAGCTTGACAGGATGACCAGCACACTGGCAGGACTTTGTAAAACAGATGCG ACAGCGGTGCGGCACTTTTCTGAGATAATAGAAAACATGCTCAGGAGGAGTCAGAGGATGGGACTGAAGGAGAGGGATCTGAATGCTGATGTCAGTAATGAAGAAACGGAGGAGTGCAGAGCCAGCACACCAACGGACTTAAGGGACGTTGATTTTTAG